From Actinomycetes bacterium, a single genomic window includes:
- a CDS encoding MBL fold metallo-hydrolase: MTTQPAPLTWDVYVTALEPTASDDPPPGAQQFLWQPIAATLISGQEDAVLVDPLLTVGQARDLADWVAAHGKNLTAVYITHGHGDHWFGLRMILDRFPQARALAVPAVIEAMRQGSTPDLLAFWNGLLPGKIPDDLVLADPLPDHTIDLEGHDLVAVELGHTDTDETTCLHVPEIGLVVAGDAVYNDVHQYLRESSPQGRRAWLAALDTIQSLGPRAVIAGHQRAGRHDGPEIIEETRQYVRDFDRIVETTETARALYDQMLAIYPERVNPGMLWWSARTLKP; this comes from the coding sequence ATGACAACCCAACCTGCCCCGCTCACCTGGGATGTGTACGTGACGGCACTCGAGCCAACCGCCAGCGACGACCCGCCTCCCGGCGCACAGCAGTTCCTGTGGCAACCGATAGCGGCGACGCTCATCTCCGGCCAGGAGGACGCCGTCCTCGTCGACCCGCTCCTGACCGTCGGCCAGGCACGCGACCTCGCCGACTGGGTCGCCGCCCACGGCAAGAACCTGACAGCGGTCTACATCACCCACGGCCACGGCGATCACTGGTTCGGCCTGCGCATGATCCTGGACCGCTTCCCCCAGGCACGAGCGCTCGCCGTGCCCGCGGTGATCGAGGCGATGCGGCAAGGCTCCACGCCGGACCTTCTCGCCTTCTGGAACGGGCTCTTGCCCGGCAAGATCCCAGACGACCTCGTCCTCGCCGATCCGCTGCCGGATCACACCATCGACCTGGAGGGCCACGACCTGGTCGCGGTTGAGCTCGGGCACACCGACACCGACGAGACGACCTGCCTGCACGTCCCGGAGATCGGCCTGGTGGTCGCCGGCGACGCCGTCTACAACGACGTCCACCAGTACCTTCGTGAGTCCAGCCCGCAGGGCCGGCGCGCGTGGCTCGCCGCCCTCGACACCATCCAGTCCCTGGGCCCTCGGGCCGTGATCGCCGGGCATCAGCGCGCCGGCCGCCACGACGGCCCCGAGATCATCGAGGAGACCCGCCAGTACGTCCGCGACTTCGACCGGATCGTGGAGACGACGGAGACCGCGCGAGCGCTGTACGACCAGATGCTCGCCATCTACCCCGAACGAGTCAACCCCGGCATGCTCTGGTGGTCGGCGCGCACACTCAAGCCCTAG
- a CDS encoding serine hydrolase domain-containing protein, whose product MLALLAFGGMRPPTAAAASTPGTSTPDLAAIDRYVQAQRRATRLPGLALGIVHGDQVVHLRGFGHADPSGRPVTPQTPFLLASTTKSFTALAVMQLVEAGKVDLDAPVQRYLPWFRLADPAASARITVRHLLTQTSGLADPSDSLTKADSSDAALDNAVRALATVQPTHPPGQGFGYSNMNYVTLGLIIQTVAGQSYEDYIGQHVLAPLGMTNSYLSPVDARRHGLATGHRYWFGHPVAFQQPYNRAGVPAGYISASAEAMSHYLLAHLNAGRYQTARVLSPAGVAQLHRPAVKLSGADRDVAYAMGWYVEQANGVSMLWHPGNAPNFHADIMLAPQDHWGVVLLTNGHNALSPDRETAIARGVLGLLVGRQLTTPPVTNANQVLFLVLLGAGVLQVLGIARSIVLLRRWRAQPARRPRGLVRVTGRIVVPLVVGLAWALVCLVGLPLFLGGSLSVLLLTIPDFAVVLVGSGIVAAAWGVCRAVLAVRTLHRHRAEPAVPPKVKAVSA is encoded by the coding sequence ATGCTGGCGTTGCTCGCGTTTGGCGGGATGCGCCCGCCGACGGCAGCCGCGGCCAGCACACCGGGCACAAGCACACCAGATCTTGCCGCCATCGACCGCTACGTCCAGGCACAGCGGCGCGCCACGCGTCTGCCCGGCCTGGCGCTTGGCATCGTGCACGGCGACCAGGTCGTGCACTTGCGCGGCTTCGGCCACGCCGACCCGTCCGGGCGGCCGGTCACCCCCCAGACCCCCTTCCTGCTCGCCTCCACGACCAAGTCGTTCACCGCCCTGGCGGTCATGCAGCTGGTCGAGGCCGGCAAGGTCGACCTGGACGCCCCGGTGCAGCGCTACCTGCCCTGGTTCCGGCTGGCCGACCCCGCCGCCTCCGCGCGCATCACCGTCCGGCACCTGCTGACCCAGACCAGCGGGCTGGCCGACCCGTCCGACTCCCTCACCAAGGCCGACAGCAGCGACGCCGCCTTGGACAACGCTGTGCGCGCACTCGCCACGGTGCAGCCCACCCACCCGCCCGGCCAGGGCTTTGGGTACAGCAACATGAACTACGTCACCCTCGGGCTGATCATCCAGACCGTCGCCGGGCAGTCCTACGAGGACTACATAGGCCAGCACGTGCTCGCGCCGCTGGGCATGACCAACTCCTACCTGTCACCGGTGGACGCCCGCCGGCATGGCCTGGCCACCGGGCACCGCTACTGGTTCGGCCATCCGGTCGCCTTCCAGCAGCCCTACAACCGCGCCGGGGTGCCCGCCGGCTACATCAGCGCCAGCGCCGAGGCGATGAGCCACTACCTGCTCGCCCACCTCAACGCCGGCCGCTACCAGACCGCGCGGGTGCTGTCGCCGGCCGGGGTCGCCCAGCTGCACCGGCCCGCCGTCAAGCTCAGCGGCGCCGACCGCGACGTCGCCTACGCCATGGGCTGGTACGTCGAACAGGCCAACGGCGTATCGATGCTGTGGCATCCAGGCAACGCCCCCAACTTCCACGCCGACATCATGCTCGCCCCACAGGACCACTGGGGCGTGGTGCTGCTGACCAACGGCCACAACGCGCTGTCGCCGGACCGCGAGACCGCGATCGCCCGCGGGGTGCTGGGCCTGCTGGTCGGCCGCCAGCTCACCACCCCACCCGTCACCAACGCCAACCAGGTCCTGTTCCTCGTCCTGCTGGGGGCGGGGGTGCTGCAGGTGCTCGGGATCGCCCGCTCGATCGTGCTGCTGCGGCGCTGGCGCGCCCAGCCGGCGCGCCGCCCCCGCGGCCTGGTCAGGGTGACGGGACGGATCGTCGTGCCGCTGGTGGTGGGCCTTGCCTGGGCGCTGGTGTGCCTGGTCGGCCTGCCGTTGTTCCTGGGGGGGTCCCTGTCGGTCCTGCTGCTCACGATCCCCGACTTCGCCGTGGTGCTGGTCGGTAGCGGGATCGTCGCAGCGGCCTGGGGTGTCTGCAGGGCCGTCCTGGCCGTCCGCACGCTCCACCGGCACCGCGCCGAACCCGCTGTCCCACCCAAGGTGAAGGCTGTCAGCGCGTAA
- a CDS encoding transposase: MHEPQVHPADDQLDAARWCRHLVPQGSVYALLADHRHQLFPPELFADRARQGGGHPSVPAEVVATVLVLQALEGLSDREAIGALRRDLAWKVACGLRLDDEGLHPTVLVSWRNRLRAWPRPRRIFDAVGQVVEATGVLRGRRRRLLDATILADAVATQDTVTQLVAVIRRVRRLVPQARGVELVAPDDARPGKPDCAWDDPQATQALLSGLVNDALATLDAVADLEHDPEQAEAVALLALVAGQDVEPGERPGTWRIARRVAPDRVLSTVDPQARHPRKTSAHKRDGSKAHLAAEPASGLVTACALTAATALTGPPGSSCSPREARLGGAGRHRLRVRADPRDPSGCRPYPVLHPTQSTRAKGSAPMNAIRRTVVCTAPVRATRRSARRHRGAS; the protein is encoded by the coding sequence GTGCATGAGCCCCAGGTCCACCCAGCCGATGACCAGCTGGACGCGGCGAGGTGGTGTCGTCACCTGGTCCCCCAGGGGTCGGTGTACGCCTTGCTTGCCGACCACCGTCACCAGCTGTTCCCGCCGGAGCTGTTCGCCGATCGTGCCCGCCAGGGTGGCGGGCACCCCTCGGTGCCCGCCGAGGTGGTCGCCACGGTGCTGGTGCTGCAGGCCCTGGAAGGCCTGTCGGACCGCGAGGCCATCGGCGCGTTGCGGCGCGATCTCGCCTGGAAGGTCGCCTGCGGGTTGCGGCTGGACGACGAGGGGTTGCATCCCACGGTGCTGGTGTCCTGGCGCAACCGCCTGCGGGCCTGGCCCAGGCCACGGCGGATCTTTGACGCAGTCGGCCAAGTGGTGGAGGCGACCGGTGTGCTGCGAGGGCGACGCCGACGGCTGCTGGACGCCACCATCCTGGCCGATGCGGTCGCGACCCAGGACACCGTGACCCAGCTGGTCGCGGTGATCCGCCGGGTCCGCCGCCTGGTGCCACAGGCACGCGGGGTCGAGCTGGTCGCCCCTGACGATGCCCGCCCAGGCAAGCCCGACTGTGCCTGGGATGATCCGCAGGCCACCCAGGCGCTGCTGTCGGGGCTGGTCAACGACGCGCTGGCCACACTCGACGCGGTCGCCGACCTGGAGCACGACCCCGAGCAGGCCGAGGCGGTCGCGCTGCTGGCGCTGGTGGCAGGCCAAGACGTCGAGCCAGGCGAGCGGCCAGGGACCTGGCGGATCGCCCGGCGGGTCGCCCCCGATCGGGTGCTCTCCACCGTCGACCCCCAAGCCCGCCATCCCCGCAAGACCAGCGCCCACAAGCGCGACGGCTCCAAGGCCCACCTTGCCGCCGAGCCTGCCTCTGGGCTGGTGACCGCGTGCGCGCTGACCGCCGCCACCGCCCTGACGGGCCCACCGGGGTCGAGCTGCTCGCCGAGAGAAGCCCGGCTTGGAGGTGCTGGGCGACACCGGCTACGGGTCCGGGCAGACCCGCGCGACCCTTCGGGCTGCCGGCCATATCCAGTACTGCACCCCACCCAAAGCACCCGAGCGAAAGGAAGCGCGCCCATGAACGCCATACGCAGAACCGTCGTCTGCACAGCGCCTGTGAGGGCTACCCGGAGGAGTGCTCGACGGCACCGCGGCGCCAGCTGA
- a CDS encoding dihydrofolate reductase family protein, whose amino-acid sequence MRKLIVCNIMSLDGYFEGPGGNVMALPMDGFFDEHNLERLRAADTLLLGATTYTGLKGYWPAVAANPEVSPAVAANPDVADIHRETGLRNNEIQKVVVSDSLTADDTAPWTETTTIVRRADARQAVAELKDQPGKDILMFGSRTLWNDLLVAGLVDELHLMVGATVLGGGTPTFGGGPVPPLRLVNTRRRDGSDNLLLRYEVVSRDE is encoded by the coding sequence ATGCGCAAGCTCATCGTCTGCAACATCATGTCGCTTGACGGCTACTTCGAGGGCCCAGGCGGGAACGTCATGGCCCTGCCGATGGACGGGTTCTTCGACGAGCACAACCTCGAGCGGCTACGGGCCGCTGACACGCTGCTGCTCGGCGCCACGACGTACACAGGGCTAAAAGGGTACTGGCCGGCGGTGGCCGCCAACCCCGAGGTGTCCCCGGCGGTGGCCGCCAACCCCGACGTGGCCGACATCCACCGAGAGACCGGCCTGCGCAACAACGAGATCCAAAAGGTCGTGGTGTCCGACTCACTCACCGCGGACGACACCGCGCCGTGGACCGAAACCACGACCATCGTGCGAAGGGCGGACGCGCGACAGGCGGTTGCCGAGCTAAAGGACCAGCCGGGCAAGGACATCCTGATGTTCGGGAGCCGGACACTCTGGAACGACCTGCTGGTCGCCGGGCTCGTCGACGAGCTGCACCTGATGGTCGGCGCCACCGTGCTCGGCGGGGGTACGCCGACCTTCGGCGGCGGGCCGGTCCCGCCGCTGCGGCTGGTGAACACCCGGCGCCGGGATGGCTCGGACAACCTGCTGCTGCGCTACGAGGTGGTCAGCCGCGACGAATGA
- a CDS encoding pirin-like C-terminal cupin domain-containing protein, with amino-acid sequence MQQQVEETARDAILVEDAARIRVMGIPILEALPSRGAPYDQVDPFILVHEGRVRLSDVANVDTKHPHRGFDNLWYILEGSVSTGHSTGPGGAMERARLSEGALLALRTGRGAWHAEALGADELEGGQADTEFRGVLFWVNLARKDKQLEPSAQVVQPEQIPVRHEGDAIVRVLVGEGSPVRLGTPALILDVELPTGGQVTTSVPPGFQGFAYVLDGEAAFGANLRPARPPQLVLLGPGEGFTVTDAAPGTRFLLMTGRPYGEVPVFNGPFVD; translated from the coding sequence ATGCAACAGCAAGTTGAGGAAACGGCGCGAGACGCGATCCTTGTGGAGGACGCGGCGCGGATCCGGGTCATGGGGATCCCGATCCTGGAGGCGCTGCCTTCCCGCGGTGCCCCCTACGACCAGGTCGACCCGTTCATCCTTGTCCACGAAGGTCGCGTCCGACTGTCGGATGTCGCGAACGTCGACACCAAGCATCCGCACCGAGGGTTCGACAACCTGTGGTACATCCTCGAGGGGTCGGTCAGCACGGGCCACAGCACCGGCCCGGGCGGCGCCATGGAACGGGCGCGACTCTCCGAGGGCGCGCTCCTGGCGCTCAGGACGGGGCGAGGGGCATGGCACGCCGAAGCGCTGGGGGCAGATGAGCTCGAGGGGGGCCAAGCCGACACCGAGTTCCGCGGCGTGCTGTTCTGGGTCAACCTGGCCCGCAAGGACAAGCAGCTCGAGCCGAGCGCGCAGGTGGTCCAGCCGGAGCAGATCCCGGTGCGGCACGAGGGCGACGCGATCGTTAGGGTGCTGGTCGGCGAGGGCTCTCCGGTGCGTCTGGGGACGCCCGCGCTGATCCTCGACGTCGAGCTGCCCACAGGCGGGCAGGTCACGACCTCCGTGCCGCCCGGGTTCCAGGGCTTCGCCTACGTGCTCGACGGCGAGGCCGCCTTCGGGGCCAACCTGCGCCCGGCCAGGCCTCCCCAACTCGTCCTGCTGGGTCCCGGAGAGGGGTTCACGGTCACCGACGCCGCCCCCGGCACGCGGTTCCTGCTCATGACGGGGCGGCCCTACGGGGAAGTCCCGGTGTTCAACGGGCCGTTCGTGGACTAG
- a CDS encoding DsbA family protein — protein sequence MRPIVEDLTPPVDPDRDHWRGGARAAVTLVEYGDYQCPYSRMAFRAVQRLEQQLGGQLRFVFRHLPLTGIHPHALAAAHLAEAAALQGRFWPMHELLFGHQQALADPDLWGYADQLGLDRRRLGVDLDGPAVSQRVQVDVDSALASGARGTPTLFINGQLHLAGYDQATLGAALATAIKER from the coding sequence ATGCGCCCGATCGTCGAGGACCTCACGCCGCCGGTGGACCCCGACCGCGACCACTGGCGCGGCGGTGCGCGGGCCGCGGTCACCCTGGTCGAGTACGGCGACTACCAGTGCCCCTACAGCCGCATGGCCTTCCGCGCCGTCCAGCGGCTGGAGCAGCAACTCGGCGGCCAGCTGCGGTTCGTGTTCCGCCACCTCCCCCTCACCGGGATCCATCCCCACGCGCTCGCGGCCGCGCACCTGGCCGAGGCGGCCGCGCTCCAGGGCCGCTTCTGGCCCATGCACGAGCTGCTGTTCGGCCACCAGCAGGCCCTGGCCGATCCCGACCTGTGGGGTTATGCCGACCAGCTCGGGCTGGACCGCCGACGCCTGGGCGTCGACCTGGACGGCCCGGCGGTGTCCCAGCGCGTCCAGGTCGACGTCGACAGCGCCCTGGCCAGCGGCGCCCGCGGCACCCCGACCCTGTTCATCAACGGCCAGCTGCACCTCGCCGGCTACGACCAGGCGACCCTGGGCGCGGCCTTGGCCACCGCGATCAAGGAGCGATGA
- a CDS encoding UBP-type zinc finger domain-containing protein produces the protein MAVCTHLDQIKLTEPPGPVAGCEECLETGSWWVHLRMCETCGKVGCCDSSPNRHASRHARHDHHPVVRSLEPGEDWSWCFVDQVAFVLDTRD, from the coding sequence ATGGCTGTCTGCACCCACCTGGACCAGATCAAGCTCACCGAGCCGCCTGGACCGGTCGCCGGTTGCGAGGAGTGCCTTGAGACCGGCAGCTGGTGGGTCCACCTGCGGATGTGCGAGACCTGCGGCAAGGTCGGCTGCTGCGACTCCTCCCCCAACCGCCACGCCAGCCGCCACGCCCGCCACGACCACCACCCCGTGGTCCGCTCGCTTGAGCCCGGCGAGGACTGGAGCTGGTGCTTCGTCGACCAGGTCGCCTTCGTCCTCGACACCCGCGACTGA
- a CDS encoding DUF1801 domain-containing protein, whose protein sequence is MTYAADPRVDSYIGALPDWQQAICREVRDLVHAADRDVTETIKRTNRPYFVLQGNICALLAAKDHVNVFLYDGGIVPDPEGVITAGHENKTARTVAVRQGETINAPALTAMFKHIIANNRAGGWRKLKRES, encoded by the coding sequence ATGACCTACGCCGCCGACCCGCGCGTTGACTCGTACATCGGTGCCCTGCCCGATTGGCAGCAGGCCATCTGCCGCGAGGTCCGCGATCTGGTCCACGCCGCCGACCGGGACGTTACCGAAACCATCAAGCGCACCAACCGTCCGTACTTCGTCCTGCAGGGCAACATCTGCGCCCTGTTGGCGGCGAAGGACCATGTCAACGTCTTTCTCTACGACGGCGGCATCGTGCCTGATCCCGAGGGAGTCATCACCGCCGGCCACGAAAATAAGACCGCCCGCACCGTGGCCGTCCGCCAGGGCGAAACGATCAACGCGCCCGCCCTCACCGCCATGTTCAAGCACATCATTGCCAACAACCGCGCCGGCGGCTGGCGCAAGTTGAAGCGGGAAAGCTGA